A genomic stretch from Bacillus sp. N1-1 includes:
- a CDS encoding CvpA family protein, whose translation MVDLILFIVLVGGFLIGLRRGLILQVVHLAGFIVSFIVAYLYFKDLAPHLKLWIPYPSFGNEASSTAMVFEAINLEATYYSGIAFALLFFGTKIIMQIIGSMLDFLADLPILRTVNGWLGGVLGFVEVYIVVFLFLFIAALVPNETVQTAISNSFLAESIVKHTPVLTEQIKDLWSTHVA comes from the coding sequence ATGGTTGATCTCATTCTTTTTATAGTACTGGTAGGAGGTTTTCTTATTGGTCTTCGTAGAGGGCTTATCCTACAAGTTGTTCATTTAGCTGGATTCATCGTTTCATTTATAGTGGCCTATCTGTATTTTAAGGATCTTGCACCGCATCTGAAGCTATGGATTCCGTATCCATCCTTTGGAAACGAAGCTTCTTCAACTGCGATGGTATTTGAAGCGATAAATTTAGAAGCTACCTATTATAGTGGTATTGCGTTTGCGCTATTGTTCTTTGGTACCAAAATCATCATGCAAATTATTGGATCGATGCTCGACTTTCTTGCTGATCTTCCTATCTTAAGAACAGTGAATGGCTGGCTCGGGGGAGTGCTAGGATTTGTAGAAGTATATATTGTCGTATTCTTGTTTCTATTTATTGCAGCACTTGTACCGAATGAAACGGTCCAAACAGCGATTTCAAATTCGTTTCTTGCAGAAAGCATCGTTAAACATACCCCGGTGTTAACGGAACAAATAAAAGATTTATGGAGTACCCATGTCGCATAA
- the zapA gene encoding cell division protein ZapA gives MTDSRGKVRTTVEIYGEQYTIVGDKSHQHILEVSKLVDEKMNEIKGMNTYLDTKRLAVLTAVNIVNDYVMIKKELEDLKKKLREEE, from the coding sequence GTGACAGACAGTCGTGGTAAAGTTCGTACAACTGTGGAAATCTATGGTGAACAATATACAATCGTCGGTGATAAAAGTCATCAACATATCCTTGAAGTCTCGAAATTAGTCGATGAGAAGATGAATGAGATTAAAGGAATGAATACTTATTTAGATACAAAGCGACTTGCTGTATTAACAGCTGTGAATATTGTGAATGATTACGTTATGATTAAGAAAGAACTTGAAGATTTAAAGAAAAAACTGAGAGAAGAGGAATAA
- the rnhC gene encoding ribonuclease HIII — translation MSQVVLTVSPTIMNEIKKKYNSHLSDKQPPGSVFVAKTSACTITGYKSGKVMFQGAAAEQEAKQWQTSGTANPKKPTGSKKKTVGDHQYAPPSTISTLSAIGSDEVGTGDFFGPMTVVAAYVDQNQIPLLRELGVRDSKGMKDPEIIEIARNLIKTIPYSLLILPNEKYNNMQRKGLNQGKMKALLHNQAIQNVTRKVDGYDAILIDQFAKPEIYFNYLKGQSTVIKENVYFATKAEEIHLAVAAASIIARYSFVMEIDRLGKENNVKLPKGAGPAVDLAAAKLIQKHGDQVLEKIAKMHFANSLKAKKIADQGRH, via the coding sequence ATGTCACAGGTTGTATTAACTGTATCACCTACCATTATGAATGAAATTAAAAAGAAATACAACAGTCACTTAAGCGATAAACAACCGCCAGGGAGCGTGTTCGTAGCGAAAACGTCAGCCTGTACTATTACAGGCTATAAATCTGGAAAGGTAATGTTTCAGGGGGCAGCTGCAGAGCAAGAAGCCAAACAATGGCAAACGAGCGGTACAGCGAACCCCAAAAAGCCTACAGGATCAAAAAAGAAAACAGTTGGTGACCACCAATATGCACCCCCATCCACTATCTCAACGCTATCAGCAATCGGAAGTGATGAAGTTGGTACAGGGGATTTCTTTGGTCCAATGACCGTGGTTGCGGCTTATGTTGATCAAAACCAAATTCCGCTTTTAAGAGAACTTGGTGTAAGAGATTCTAAGGGGATGAAAGATCCAGAAATTATCGAGATCGCACGAAATCTAATAAAAACGATCCCGTATAGCCTTCTTATTCTTCCGAACGAAAAGTACAACAATATGCAAAGAAAAGGATTGAACCAGGGTAAGATGAAGGCTCTTCTACATAATCAGGCCATTCAGAATGTGACACGGAAAGTAGACGGCTACGATGCGATCTTAATCGATCAGTTTGCAAAACCAGAGATTTATTTTAATTACTTAAAAGGTCAATCAACGGTCATAAAAGAAAACGTCTATTTCGCCACAAAAGCAGAGGAAATCCATTTAGCTGTTGCAGCTGCTTCAATCATTGCTAGATACTCCTTTGTAATGGAAATCGATCGGCTTGGGAAAGAAAACAATGTGAAACTTCCGAAAGGAGCCGGACCGGCGGTAGACCTTGCAGCTGCTAAATTAATTCAAAAGCACGGCGATCAAGTACTTGAAAAAATAGCCAAGATGCATTTTGCCAACAGCTTAAAAGCAAAGAAAATCGCAGATCAAGGTCGGCACTAA